One genomic segment of Hafnia alvei includes these proteins:
- a CDS encoding helix-turn-helix transcriptional regulator: MTASYRIYSQDAFLTVGISSLLDSILSMNISFKDNKLNILLISNISLLNIAHFCHDLDHKKTYFVIGTAAAWDMINGTGIMKLEGFIDISKSLNELKYELYFMLKGGREINTYPIQTEKIILSPCERFVLRYISSGMPAASIAKRLGLSVKTISSQKRSMMKKLNVSSNQQLLIKARIANY; this comes from the coding sequence ATGACGGCGAGTTACCGTATTTACAGCCAGGATGCTTTTCTTACCGTAGGTATTTCATCGCTATTGGATTCAATCTTAAGCATGAATATCTCGTTCAAAGATAACAAGCTGAACATCCTGCTTATTTCTAACATTTCATTATTAAACATCGCTCACTTTTGCCATGATTTAGACCACAAAAAAACTTACTTTGTTATTGGCACTGCGGCTGCCTGGGATATGATAAATGGTACAGGAATAATGAAACTGGAGGGATTTATTGATATATCAAAGTCACTCAATGAGCTCAAGTATGAACTTTATTTTATGCTTAAAGGGGGGCGAGAAATTAATACGTACCCTATACAAACAGAGAAAATCATCCTTTCGCCCTGCGAACGTTTTGTCTTGAGATATATATCTTCAGGTATGCCGGCCGCTTCAATTGCAAAACGACTGGGCCTCAGTGTCAAAACGATCAGTTCGCAAAAGAGAAGTATGATGAAAAAATTGAATGTTTCCAGCAACCAACAACTTTTAATCAAAGCACGTATTGCTAATTACTAA